The segment AATTTATTATCGTCGATTGATAGCAACGAGGACGCAAGCGTCTTTCGCATAAGCGAGAGCTTGGCGCTCGTGCAGACGCTCGATTTTATCACGCCGATTGTCGATGATCCATACATTTTCGGCCAAATCGCCGCGGCAAATTCGCTCAGCGATATCTTCGCAATGGGCGCAAAAGTGATAAACGCTCTAAATATCGTTGGATTTGATGATTGCCATTTTGGTGATGAAATTTTGCAAGAAATTTTGGCTGGGGGCAAGAGCAAAATCAGCGAGTGCGGTGGCGTGCTCGTGGGCGGACACACGATAAAAACGAAAGAAATTTATTATGGATTAAGCGCTACTGGCGTGGTTGAGCCGGGGAAATTTTGGTCGAATAACACTGCGCGTGAAGGGGATTTGCTCGTGCTGACAAAATCTATTGGCACTGGCATAATCTCAACGGCGATAAAGGCAAAATTTTTGAAATTCGCTGAATTTCGCGACGCAATCGAAAGTATGATTAGGCTAAATTCATACGCTGTTGGTGCGCTTAGTGGGCTAGAAATACACGCTGCGACCGATATCACGGGCTTTGGGCTTTTGGGACACGCGCTAGAAATGATAAATGAAAATATTAGTTTTGAAATTTTCGTGCGCGAAATTCCGCTTTTTGCAAGCGTGCAAAAGTGCCTAGATGAGGGGCTAATCCCTGGCGGAAGTTATAGAAATTTAAAATTTATTGCTCCGTTTTGCGATAAAGAAGCGCAAGTGATTTTAGCCGATGCGCAAACTAGTGGCGGGCTTTTGCTCGCTATAAGTGAAAAAGATGTCGCTAAGGCGGTGCGAAATTTAAAAAATGCAGGATATGAAAGTGCCACTATCGTGGGTCGCGTCGTAAAACGGGCAGAAAATAAAATTTTGATTAAAGATTAAATTTTAAAATTTCAAAAATTCCCCCTCCATTTAATCTCTTTTTAAGCAACCCTTGAATATAATCCACTTTCGTTTTTGAAATCTAACTTCTGTTATTTTCCAATGCGTGTTATTTTATTTATTATTGTCAAAAACTATCTTTTAGTCAATCTTTGAAATCTAAACAAGTGATCGATTGAGCCAAAGACAATTTTTATAATTGTCAAATTTAAAAGTTACAAACAATTAAGTTTTTAGATTAAAAACTTCATAAATTGAATTTAAAAGATAAAAAGTTTCTTTTTATCTTTGATACATTTTTTATGGAGAGTTTGATCCTGGCTCAGAGTGAACGCTGGCGGCGTGCCTAATACATGCAAGTCGAACGGACAAGTAAGAGCTTGCTCTTATGAGTTAGTGGCGCACGGGTGAGTAATGTATAGTTAATCTGCCCTACACTGGAGGACAACAGTTAGAAATGACTGCTAATACTCCATACTCCTTCTTAACACAAGTTAAGTCGGGAAAGTTTTTCGGTGTAGGATGAGACTATATTGTATCAGCTAGTTGGTAAGGTAATGGCTTACCAAGGCTATGACGCATAACTGGTCTGAGAGGATGATCAGTCACACTGGAACTGAGACACGGTCCAGACTCCTACGGGAGGCAGCAGTAGGGAATATTGCTCAATGGGGGAAACCCTGAAGCAGCAACGCCGCGTGGAGGATGACACTTTTCGGAGCGTAAACTCCTTTTGTTAGGGAAGAACACTGACGGTACCTAACGAATAAGCACCGGCTAACTCCGTGCCAGCAGCCGCGGTAATACGGAGGGTGCAAGCGTTACTCGGAATCACTGGGCGTAAAGGACGCGTAGGCGGATTATCAAGTCTCTTGTGAAATCTAACGGCTTAACCGTTAAACTGCTTGGGAAACTGGTAATCTAGAGTAAGGGAGAGGTAGATGGAATTCTTGGTGTAGGGGTAAAATCCGTAGAGATCAAGAAGAATACCCATTGCGAAGGCGATCTACTGGAACTTAACTGACGCTAATGCGTGAAAGCGTGGGGAGCAAACAGGATTAGATACCCTGGTAGTCCACGCCCTAAACGATGTATACTGGTTGTTGCTATGCTAGTCATGGCAGTAATCCACCTAACGGATTAAGTATACCGCCTGGGGAGTACGGTCGCAAGATTAAAACTCAAAGGAATAGACGGGGACCCGCACAAGCGGTGGAGCATGTGGTTTAATTCGAAGATACGCGAAGAACCTTACCTAGGCTTGATATCCAACAAATCTCTTAGAGATAAGAGAGTGCTAGCTTGCTAGAATGTTGAGACAGGTGCTGCACGGCTGTCGTCAGCTCGTGTCGTGAGATGTTGGGTTAAGTCCCGCAACGAGCGCAACCCACGTATTTAGTTGCTAACGGTTCGGCCGAGCACTCTAAATAGACTGCCTTCGTAAGGAGGAGGAAGGTGTGGACGACGTCAAGTCATCATGGCCCTTATGCCTAGGGCGACACACGTGCTACAATGGCATATACAATGAGACGCAATATCGCGAGATGGAGCAAATCTATAAAATATGTCCCAGTTCGGATTGTTCTCTGCAACTCGAGAGCATGAAGCCGGAATCGCTAGTAATCGTAGATCAGCCATGCTACGGTGAATACGTTCCCGGGTCTTGTACTCACCGCCCGTCACACCATGGGAGTTGATTTCACTCGAAGCCGGAATGCTAAACTAGCTACCGTCCACAGTGGAATCAGCGACTGGGGTGAAGTCGTAACAAGGTAACCGTAGGAGAACCTGCGGTTGGATCACCTCCTTTCTAGAGTACAAATGAATATTCTCTCACAAGATATTCATCATAAACTCAATCGTCCTTGTTTAGGTTTGAGGGATTGACGATTTGCAAATACCTTAGTTTATGATTTATGAAAAAGCGAAGCTTTTGAATAAATCTTTGTAACTTTAGGTGGGTGCAGGGAGTGTAGCTCCCGCTCGCAAAGACTAGCTTTGCTAGTTTGCGAAGTGAAAAAGATGGGGAATTAGCTCAGCTGGGAGAGCGCCTGCTTTGCACGCAGGAGGTCAGCGGTTCGATCCCGCTATTCTCCACCATTTAATCTCAAATTTAAAATCAAAAGATAGTTTTAAAGACTTAAATAGGAAGTTGCGAATTTAAACTTTCTATTTAAGTCTTTTACGACTTAAAGTTCTTTAATTTACCATTGTTAAAAGTCACAATCAAGTTTTAATAAAAACGATTTTACAGGATCTTGTTAAAGCTTTAAATTTAGACACTAATGCAAATTTAGTAAATTTGTTATCCCAAATTTAAATGATTGAGATTTAAATCTTCAAATTTAAATCATAAAGTTTAAATTTTACATTTACTAAATCAAGTTTAACGGCACAAACAATTAGAGTTAAAACTTATCTAGTTGTTGTTAATGCTTTCCGTCTTGGGTGTTTTAAATTTAAATATTGTAAAAGCAATTTATCAAATTTAAAATTTATAAATTAAATCTTTTATCTTTAACAAGGAAGTAATGCAAATTAGAATATTAACATAGTCTAATACTTCGCTATGAGAGCGACTATATGATTTGCCTTTATGCTAGATAGCATAACCCAAAAATTGCGTAAGCAATTTTCACTTTAGGTGGGTCAAGGGAGCGAAGCTCCTTGTCGCAAAGACCAGCTTTGCTGGTCTGCGAAGTAAAATAAAAGGTAAGCTACTAAGAGCAAACGGTGGATGCCTTGGCTAGTAGAGGCGATGAAGGACGTGCCAGGCTGCGATAAGTCTCGGGGAGCCGTCAAGGGGCTTTGATCCGGGAATTTCCGAATGGGGCAACCCAGTTAATAGTAATATTAACTACCTACGGGGGCGAACGAAGGGAACTGAAACATCTAAGTACCTTCAGGAAAAGAAATCAAAAGAGATTACGCTAGTAGCGGCGAGCGAACGCGTAAGAGGGCAAACCACTAGCTTGCTAGTGGGGTTGTAGGACTGCAATAAAGACTAAAAGCAGATAGCAGAATAAACTGGAAAGTTTAATCATAGAGGGTGATAATCCCGTATGCGAAATCTCCTTTTTACTTAGCAGTATCCTGAGTAGGGCGGGACACGTGAAATCCTGTCTGAAGCTGGGTAGACCACTATCCAACCCTAAATACTACTACTAGACCGATAGTGCACAAGTACCGTGAGGGAAAGGTGAAAAGAACTGAGGTGATCAGAGTGAAATAGAACCTGAAACCGTTTGCTTACAATCATTCAGAGCCCTATGATTTATCAGGGTGATGGACTGCCTTTTGCATAATGAGCCTGCGAGTTGTGGTATCTGGCGAGGTTAAGGAAACCCGGAGCCGTAGCGAAAGCGAGTCTTAATAGGGCGATTAGTCAGATGCTGCAGACCCGAAACGATGTGATCTATCCATGGGCAGGTTGAAGCCGGTGTAAGAACCGGTGGAGGACCCAACCGACGGCTGTTGAAAAAGCTCCGGATGACCTGTGGATAGGGGTGAAAGGCCAATCAAACATCGTGATAGCTGGTTCTCTCCGAAATATATTGAGGTATAGCGTTGTGTCGTAATTATAAGGGGTAGAGCACTGAATGGGCTAGGGCATACACCAATGTACCAAACCCTATCAAACTCCGAATACTTATAATGTAATCACAGCAGTCAGGCGGCGAGTGATAAAATCCGTCGTCGAGAGGGGAACAACCCAGACTACCGACTAAGGTCCCTAAATCTTATTTAAGTGGAAAACGATGTGGAGTTACTGAAACAACCAGGAGGTTGGCTTAGAAGCAGCCATCCTTTAAAGATAGCGTAATAGCTCACTGGTCTAGTGATTCTGCGCGGAAAATATAACGGGGCTAAAATAAGTACCGAAGTCGTAGATTTGCACCTAGTGCAAGTGGTAGGAGAGCGTTCTATTCAGCGTCGAAGCCATACCGGCAAGGAGTGGTGGAGCGGATAGAAGTGAGCATGCAGGCATGAGTAGCGATAAAATATGTGAGAATCATATTCGCCGTAAACCCAAGGTTTCCTACGCGATGCTCGTCATCGTAGGGTTAGTCGGGTCCTAAGCAAAGTCCGAAAGGGGTATGCGATGGAAAATCGGTTAATATTCCGATACCAATATTAGTGTGCGATGGAAGGACGCTTAAAGTTAGGGGAGCCAGCTGATGGAAGTGCTGGTCTAAGTGTGTAGGTTGAGTTATAGGCAAATCCGTAACTCTTTATCCGAGACATTAAAGGCTCTTGACGCTCTTCGGAGTAGATTGAGAATCCTTGATACTATCGAGCCAAGAAAAGTTTCTAAGTTTAGCTAATATTGCCCGTACCGTAAACCGACACAGGTGGGTGGGATGAGTATTCTAAGGCGCGTGGAAGAACTCTCTTTAAGGAACTCTGCAAAATAGCACCGTATCTTCGGTATAAGGTGTGCCTAACTTTGTTAAGGATTTACTCTGTAAGCAAAGAAGGTTACAACAAAGAGTCCCTCCCGACTGTTTACCATAAACACAGCACTCTGCTAACTCGTAAGAGGATGTATAGGGTGTGACGCCTGCCCGGTGCTCGAAGGTTAATTGATGATGTCAGCTTTTGCGAAGCATCTGATCGAAGCCCGAGTAAACGGCGGCCGTAACTATAACGGTCCTAAGGTAGCGAAATTCCTTGTCGGTTAAATACCGACCTGCATGAATGGCGTAACGAGATGGGAGCTGTCTCAAAGAGGGATCCAGTGAAATTGTAGTGGAGGTGAAAATTCCTCCTACCCGCGGCAAGACGGAAAGACCCCGTGGACCTTTACTATAGCTTGACACTGCTGCTTGGATAAAGATGCGCAGGATAGGTGGGAGGCTTTGATCCATATACTCCGGTGTATGGTGAGCCATTGTTGAGATACCACTCTTCTTTATTTGGGTAGCTAACTAGCCTAAGTTATCCTTAGGTAGGACAATGTCTGGTGGGTAGTTTGACTGGGGCGGTCGCCTCCCAAAATGTAACGGAGGCTTACAAAGGTTGGCTCAAAGCGGTTGGAAATCGCTTGTAGAGTATAAAGGCATAAGCCAGCTTAACTGCGAGACACACAAGTCAAGCAGAGACGAAAGTCGGTCTTAGTGATCCGGTGGTTCTGTGTGGAAGGGCCATCGCTCAAAGGATAAAAGGTACCCCGGGGATAACAGGCTGATCTCCCCCAAGAGCTCACATCGACGGGGAGGTTTGGCACCTCGATGTCGGCTCATCGCATCCTGGGGCTGGAGCAGGTCCCAAGGGTATGGCTGTTCGCCATTTAAAGCGGTACGCGAGCTGGGTTCAGAACGTCGTGAGACAGTTCGGTCCCTATCTGCCGTGGGCGTAAGAAGATTGAGGAGAGTTGACTCTAGTACGAGAGGACCGAGTCGAACTGGCCACTGGTGTATGGGTTGTTCTGCCAAGAGCATCGCCCAGTAGCTAAGCCGGGATGTGATAAGAGCTGAAAGCATCTAAGCTCGAAGCCAACTCCAAGATGAATCTTCTTTTAAGAGCTCAGAAAGACTATCTGTTTGATAGGCCGGATGTGTAAGTGATGAAAGTCATTTAGCTGACCGGTACTAATAGCTCGTTTGCTTATCTTTTTAAGCATTACTTCCTTGTTAAAGGTATTAGAAATCCTTTAACAATAATAGTAAAATATTTTATTAGGCTTGATGACTTTTACAGTGTTAATTAAGAAAATATCAAATTTTATAATTTAGGATTTGTGAATTTGCAATTTCTAAAATTATAAAGTATTTTTTTGCTAGGCGAGGCAGATGAGCAAGCACAAAGGAGCGAACTTTGGTTCGTGACTGCGGTGCGAAGTGAAATCTAACGAAGCATAGCGAAAAAAGACGAAATAATTTTTTTAATTAACACTGTCCGTGACTATACAGATGAGGAAACGCCTTGCTCCATACCGAACCAAGAAGCTAAGCTCATCATG is part of the Campylobacter sp. VBCF_01 NA2 genome and harbors:
- the selD gene encoding selenide, water dikinase SelD; its protein translation is MIYRDFNLTKFISAAGUAAKLDPAGLTKNLGSLIAPDVNLLSSIDSNEDASVFRISESLALVQTLDFITPIVDDPYIFGQIAAANSLSDIFAMGAKVINALNIVGFDDCHFGDEILQEILAGGKSKISECGGVLVGGHTIKTKEIYYGLSATGVVEPGKFWSNNTAREGDLLVLTKSIGTGIISTAIKAKFLKFAEFRDAIESMIRLNSYAVGALSGLEIHAATDITGFGLLGHALEMINENISFEIFVREIPLFASVQKCLDEGLIPGGSYRNLKFIAPFCDKEAQVILADAQTSGGLLLAISEKDVAKAVRNLKNAGYESATIVGRVVKRAENKILIKD